A single region of the Paramicrobacterium fandaimingii genome encodes:
- a CDS encoding GuaB1 family IMP dehydrogenase-related protein: MRFIGEVPAHDLTYSDVFLVPSRSDVVSRLDVSLAPDDGTPATIPLVSSNMNSVTGPRLAVSLARRGGLGVLPQDMPLQELDSAIRWVKDQPVLWDTPTVFSPDSTVADVLAEVPAVDGHGIVIMNGDDYAGSIPTKRLGTALPDARLGDLLRGSQAALDADDIETGRQAFDLMADADLSFSAVLRRGKLVGAVSQRSALRSTLYSPAVDADGRLAVAAAIGINGDVQSKARALAAAGVDVLVVDTAHGHQEGMVSALRSVSELRLGIPLVAGNIVTAVGVADLVDAGASIIKVGVGPGAMCTTRMMTAVGRPQFSAVLETAAEAADQGAHVWADGGIRYPRDVALALSAGAASVMVGSWFAGTIEGPGNLRTDADGRLYKESWGMASTKAVQERFGRLDAYEFARKMLFAEGISSSKIYLDPERPSIEDLLDMITSGVRSSFTYAGARSVSDFHDRAIVGVQSAAGYEEGKALPVSW; the protein is encoded by the coding sequence ATGCGATTCATCGGTGAAGTCCCGGCACATGACCTGACGTACTCGGATGTGTTCCTCGTTCCTTCGCGTTCAGATGTTGTCAGCCGTCTCGACGTCTCCCTTGCTCCCGATGACGGAACGCCGGCGACGATTCCCCTGGTCTCGTCGAATATGAACTCGGTGACGGGCCCGCGACTCGCGGTCTCGCTTGCCCGGAGGGGCGGATTGGGTGTGCTGCCGCAGGACATGCCGCTGCAAGAGCTCGACTCCGCCATCCGCTGGGTAAAAGACCAGCCTGTTCTGTGGGACACGCCGACGGTGTTCAGCCCCGACTCCACGGTTGCCGACGTTCTGGCGGAGGTTCCGGCCGTCGACGGGCACGGAATCGTGATCATGAACGGCGACGACTACGCCGGCAGCATCCCGACGAAACGGCTGGGGACAGCGCTTCCGGATGCTCGTCTCGGCGATCTGCTTCGAGGGTCGCAGGCAGCCCTTGACGCCGACGACATCGAGACGGGCAGACAGGCTTTCGACCTCATGGCGGATGCCGACTTGAGCTTTTCCGCTGTTCTGCGTCGTGGAAAACTCGTGGGCGCAGTGAGCCAGAGGAGCGCCCTGCGCTCGACCTTGTACTCCCCGGCCGTCGACGCAGACGGCCGGCTTGCGGTCGCCGCAGCCATCGGCATCAACGGCGACGTTCAGTCGAAGGCGCGCGCACTCGCCGCGGCCGGCGTCGATGTTCTCGTCGTCGACACCGCTCACGGCCACCAGGAAGGCATGGTCTCCGCCCTGCGCAGCGTCTCTGAGCTGCGCTTGGGAATCCCGCTTGTCGCAGGCAACATCGTCACCGCCGTCGGCGTTGCCGACCTCGTGGACGCGGGCGCCTCGATCATCAAGGTCGGCGTCGGCCCCGGCGCGATGTGCACGACGCGCATGATGACGGCCGTTGGGCGCCCTCAGTTCTCCGCCGTGCTCGAGACCGCAGCGGAAGCCGCAGACCAAGGTGCCCATGTGTGGGCGGATGGTGGCATTCGCTACCCGCGCGACGTCGCACTCGCGCTGTCCGCAGGCGCGGCGAGCGTCATGGTGGGGTCGTGGTTCGCGGGAACCATCGAGGGCCCCGGAAACCTGCGTACAGACGCAGACGGGCGTCTGTACAAGGAGAGCTGGGGAATGGCGTCGACCAAGGCAGTTCAGGAGCGTTTCGGCAGGCTCGACGCATACGAGTTCGCCCGCAAGATGTTATTCGCCGAAGGAATCTCATCGTCGAAGATCTATCTCGACCCGGAACGCCCGTCGATTGAAGACCTTCTCGACATGATCACGTCTGGCGTGCGGTCGTCATTCACCTATGCTGGGGCCCGGAGCGTGTCTGACTTTCATGACCGCGCCATTGTCGGCGTTCAATCGGCAGCGGGCTACGAAGAGGGGAAAGCCTTGCCGGTGTCCTGGTGA
- a CDS encoding multifunctional oxoglutarate decarboxylase/oxoglutarate dehydrogenase thiamine pyrophosphate-binding subunit/dihydrolipoyllysine-residue succinyltransferase subunit yields the protein MSGQLTGVGADGGAAADFGANEWLVDEMYAKYLADKNSVDKSWWPILENYRPVSGEAPAPAERSSQAGAPAPASSGGRPVARTTSIQPKSQPIPADAPQSSPDKKSSDADSGDQGPQDAVTPLRGMTKALAANMDLSLTVPTATSVRTIPAKLMIDNRIVINNHLKRARGGKVSFTHLIGWALIQALKDFPSQNVYYDIVGDKPSVVAPAHIGLGIAIDLPKPDGTRALMVPAIKNAESLTFGEYLAEYEDLVTRARASKLTAADFAGASVSLTNPGGIGTVHSVPRLMKGQGCIIGAGALEYPAEFQGASEKTIVELGIGKTITLTSTYDHRVIQGAGSGEFLKKVHELLIGQRSFYEDIFAALRIPYDPIHWAPDISVDLSDTVNKTARVQELINSFRVRGHLMADVDPLEYVQRAHPDLDIASHGLTFWDLDREFVTGNFTDKRQMKLRDILGVLRDSYCRTTGLEYMHIQDPAQRAWIQGKVERPYAKPTHDEQMRILGKLNEAEAFETFLQTKYVGQKRFSLEGGESTIALLDGILQEATELGLDGAAIGMAHRGRLNVLTNIAGKTYGQIFQEFEGHQDSKNTGSGDVKYHLGTEGTFRALDGTELPVYLAANPSHLEAVDGVLEGIVRAKQDRQPIGTFRTLPILIHGDAAMAGQGVILETMQFSQLRGYRTGGTIHVVVNNQVGFTTTPGEGRTSIYSTDVAKTIQAPVWHVNGDDPEAVTRVAQLAFQFQQEFHKDVIIDVICYRRRGHNEGDDPSMTQPLMYNLIEAKRSVRKLYTEALVGRGDITQEEYESAHNDFQDRLERAFMETHAAQTSSTPVILPDTDEDGYTGEPETTGVDIDVVHEIGDAFTNKPAGFTVHKKLQQLLDKRVDMSRNGTIDWSFGELLAFGSLVREGTPVRMSGQDSRRGTFVQRHAVLHDRENGQEWLPLTNVSENQARFWIYDSLLSEYAVMGFEYGYSVERADALVLWEAQFGDFANGGQTIIDEFISSAEQKWGQRSSVVLLLPHGYEGAGPDHSSARIERFLQLSAENNMTVARPSTPASYFHLLRRQAYARPRRPLVVFTPKAMLRLKGATSELEDFTTGKFQPIIDDDRITDPAEVKRVILHAGKVHWDLRSELTKNPDPRIALVRVEQYYPVPGTELRSVLSRYPNAEIVWVQEEPENQGAWPFISLELTKHLSNNAVTGITRAAAASPATGSAKRHAAEHTKLIERALSL from the coding sequence GTGTCAGGCCAGTTGACCGGAGTCGGGGCCGATGGTGGCGCCGCAGCAGATTTTGGGGCAAACGAGTGGCTTGTCGATGAGATGTACGCAAAGTACCTCGCAGACAAGAATTCCGTTGACAAGTCCTGGTGGCCGATTCTGGAGAACTATCGGCCCGTGAGCGGCGAGGCGCCAGCGCCTGCCGAGCGCAGCAGCCAGGCAGGCGCCCCGGCCCCCGCATCGTCCGGCGGTCGCCCTGTCGCCCGCACCACAAGCATCCAGCCGAAGTCGCAGCCGATTCCCGCCGATGCGCCCCAGAGTTCGCCAGACAAGAAGAGCTCAGACGCCGATTCTGGCGACCAGGGCCCTCAAGATGCCGTCACTCCGCTGCGGGGAATGACGAAGGCGCTCGCGGCGAACATGGACCTCAGCCTCACCGTGCCGACGGCGACAAGCGTTCGCACGATCCCCGCGAAGCTGATGATCGACAACCGCATCGTCATCAACAACCACCTCAAGCGGGCTCGAGGCGGAAAGGTGAGCTTCACCCATCTCATCGGATGGGCACTCATTCAGGCGCTCAAGGACTTCCCCAGCCAAAACGTCTACTACGACATCGTGGGAGACAAGCCCAGTGTCGTCGCACCGGCGCACATCGGCCTGGGAATAGCGATCGATCTCCCCAAGCCAGACGGAACGCGCGCCTTGATGGTCCCCGCGATCAAGAACGCAGAAAGCCTCACCTTCGGCGAATACCTTGCCGAATATGAAGATCTCGTAACCCGTGCACGCGCCAGCAAGCTCACAGCAGCTGACTTCGCCGGCGCAAGCGTTTCTCTCACAAATCCGGGTGGAATCGGAACCGTGCATTCGGTGCCGCGCCTGATGAAGGGCCAAGGCTGCATCATCGGCGCTGGCGCGCTCGAATACCCCGCCGAGTTCCAGGGAGCCTCAGAAAAGACGATCGTCGAGCTGGGCATCGGCAAGACGATCACGCTGACGTCAACCTACGACCACCGCGTCATTCAGGGCGCCGGCTCCGGTGAGTTCCTCAAGAAGGTGCACGAGCTCCTGATCGGGCAGCGCAGTTTCTACGAGGACATCTTTGCGGCGCTGCGCATTCCGTACGACCCCATCCACTGGGCACCGGACATCTCCGTTGATCTCAGCGACACCGTCAACAAGACAGCGCGCGTGCAGGAGCTCATCAACTCGTTCCGCGTTCGCGGACACCTGATGGCAGACGTCGACCCGCTCGAGTACGTGCAGCGTGCGCATCCTGACCTCGATATCGCCTCGCACGGCCTGACCTTCTGGGATCTTGATCGTGAGTTCGTCACGGGCAACTTCACAGACAAGCGTCAGATGAAGCTCCGCGACATTCTCGGAGTTCTTCGTGACTCCTACTGCCGCACAACCGGGCTTGAGTACATGCACATTCAAGACCCAGCTCAGCGGGCTTGGATTCAAGGCAAGGTGGAGCGCCCCTACGCCAAGCCGACGCACGACGAGCAGATGCGCATTCTCGGCAAGCTCAATGAGGCGGAGGCGTTCGAGACCTTCCTTCAGACGAAGTACGTTGGCCAGAAGCGGTTCAGCCTCGAGGGCGGCGAGTCTACGATTGCCCTGCTCGACGGAATTCTCCAAGAGGCGACGGAACTCGGACTCGACGGCGCGGCCATCGGCATGGCGCACCGCGGTCGACTCAACGTGCTCACGAACATCGCGGGCAAGACATACGGGCAGATCTTCCAGGAGTTCGAGGGTCATCAAGACTCAAAGAACACCGGTTCTGGCGATGTGAAGTACCACCTCGGAACGGAGGGGACGTTCCGTGCCCTCGACGGAACAGAGCTTCCGGTCTATCTCGCAGCGAACCCGTCGCACCTCGAAGCGGTAGACGGGGTGCTCGAAGGCATCGTTCGCGCCAAGCAGGACCGCCAGCCGATCGGAACATTCCGCACGCTGCCGATTCTCATCCACGGCGACGCCGCGATGGCCGGCCAAGGAGTCATTCTCGAAACCATGCAGTTCTCGCAGCTGCGCGGCTACCGCACGGGCGGCACCATCCACGTTGTCGTCAACAACCAGGTTGGCTTTACGACGACACCGGGCGAGGGTCGCACATCGATCTACTCGACGGATGTCGCAAAGACCATTCAGGCTCCGGTCTGGCATGTGAACGGCGATGACCCTGAGGCGGTCACCCGCGTTGCCCAACTCGCCTTCCAGTTCCAGCAGGAATTCCACAAGGACGTCATCATCGACGTCATCTGCTACCGCCGCCGTGGCCACAACGAGGGCGACGACCCGTCAATGACGCAGCCGCTCATGTACAACCTGATCGAAGCGAAGCGTTCGGTTCGAAAGTTGTACACAGAGGCTCTCGTCGGGCGCGGCGACATCACGCAAGAAGAGTACGAGTCAGCGCACAACGACTTCCAAGACCGCCTCGAGCGCGCCTTCATGGAGACGCACGCGGCCCAGACGAGCTCAACTCCCGTCATCTTGCCAGACACGGACGAAGACGGTTACACGGGTGAGCCCGAAACGACCGGAGTCGACATCGATGTCGTTCACGAAATCGGTGACGCATTCACGAACAAGCCCGCCGGGTTCACAGTGCACAAGAAGCTCCAGCAGCTGCTTGATAAGCGCGTTGACATGAGTCGCAACGGCACGATCGACTGGTCGTTCGGCGAGCTTCTCGCATTCGGCTCTCTAGTGCGCGAAGGCACGCCCGTCCGTATGAGCGGCCAGGACTCTCGCCGAGGCACCTTCGTTCAGCGCCACGCCGTGCTGCACGACCGTGAGAACGGTCAGGAGTGGCTGCCGCTCACCAACGTCTCTGAGAATCAGGCGCGCTTCTGGATCTATGATTCGCTGCTGTCGGAGTACGCGGTCATGGGCTTCGAATACGGCTACTCCGTTGAGCGTGCAGACGCACTCGTGCTGTGGGAGGCGCAGTTCGGCGACTTCGCGAACGGCGGGCAGACGATCATTGACGAGTTCATCTCCTCTGCCGAGCAGAAATGGGGCCAGCGATCCAGCGTCGTGCTCCTGCTCCCCCACGGCTACGAGGGCGCAGGACCCGACCACTCGTCGGCGCGCATCGAGAGGTTCCTTCAGCTCAGCGCCGAGAACAATATGACTGTCGCGCGCCCCTCGACCCCGGCGTCGTACTTCCACCTGCTCCGGAGGCAGGCATACGCCCGCCCGCGCCGTCCCCTTGTCGTATTCACGCCGAAGGCGATGCTGCGCCTGAAGGGTGCAACGAGCGAACTTGAGGACTTCACGACCGGAAAATTCCAGCCGATCATCGATGACGATCGCATCACGGATCCGGCAGAGGTGAAGCGAGTGATCCTGCACGCAGGCAAGGTCCATTGGGATCTTCGCAGCGAGCTCACGAAGAACCCCGACCCACGCATCGCGCTCGTTCGCGTTGAGCAGTACTACCCCGTTCCGGGAACCGAGCTGCGCTCCGTGCTCTCGCGGTACCCCAACGCAGAGATCGTGTGGGTTCAAGAAGAGCCGGAGAACCAGGGAGCGTGGCCGTTCATCTCGCTCGAGCTGACCAAGCACCTCTCGAACAATGCCGTCACGGGCATCACACGAGCGGCAGCCGCATCCCCGGCAACGGGCTCGGCCAAGCGTCACGCGGCAGAGCACACGAAGCTCATCGAGCGCGCGTTGTCGCTCTGA